A DNA window from Sylvia atricapilla isolate bSylAtr1 chromosome W, bSylAtr1.pri, whole genome shotgun sequence contains the following coding sequences:
- the LOC136373404 gene encoding LOW QUALITY PROTEIN: uncharacterized protein (The sequence of the model RefSeq protein was modified relative to this genomic sequence to represent the inferred CDS: inserted 1 base in 1 codon) — translation MQNCGEHCCSNLRPLIKTEYNYINEEDHDPHITTKEIPYTATELAKXKEYSRLPSESETEYVFRVSLTGGDQIKLSEQEASGYWGHGVFLTTGNTRAPWSLTQPAAYWAGGLSPLERGDPLAIVGTSDQLLENIHKAACLQMIHERKLFSGYESPMQQPVKPEMMTPLIQGLPESLKPTAILLQKTIAFITPVDRLERFLGHTSGQTGSTDSLPFATPSTQSNSSRKVWTWSEVAEELISYSRKYGLVKHSEDKPEKPRGIRHIASLNEKPEEGKQISNWQQLWLLGLKRRVPQELQAEFPHYGDQVIPTIQHVTLDNLFWWTSLLQGKYH, via the exons ATGCAAAATTGTGGGGAACACTGTTGTTCCAACTTGAGACCTCTCATTAAAACAGAATATAACTATATAAATGAAGAGGATCATGATCCCCACATAACCACCAAAGAAATACCATACACAGCCACTGAATTAGCTA ATAAAGAATACTCCCGCCTCCCTAGTGAATCAGAGACGGAGTATGTTTTTAGAGTTTCACTCACTGGAGGTGaccaaattaaattaagtgAACAAGAAGCAAGTGGCTATTGGGGACATGGAGTTTTCTTAACAACAGGAAATACACGTGCTCCATGGTCCCTGACACAGCCTGCAGCTTACTGGGCAGGGGGACTAAGCCCCCTTGAAAGGGGCGACCCTCTGGCAATTGTCGGCACCTCAGACCAACTCCTAGAAAACATACACAAAGCTGCATGCTTGCAAATgatacatgaaagaaaattattctctggCTATGAGTCACCAATGCAACAGCCTGTCAAACCTGAAATGATGACCCCTCTAATTCAAGGTTTGCCAGAATCACTTAAACCAACAGCAATTCTCCTCCAAAAAACAATAGCATTTATCACTCCTGTAGATAGGCTTGAAAGATTTCTTGGACATACAAGTGGTCAAACCGGTTCCACTGACTCCTTGCCTTTTGCTACTCCTAGCACACAATCTAACAGCAGTCGCAAAGTTTGGACATGGAGTGAAGTAGCAGAGGAGTTAATCagttacagcagaaaatatGGACTGGTAAAACACTCAGAGGACAAacctgaaaaacccagaggaatCAGACACATTGCTTCCCTGAATGAAAAAccagaagagggaaaacaaatctCTAATTGGCAGCAGTTGTGGTTGCTAGGGCTGAAAAGGAGAGTGCCACAAGAA CTCCAAGCAGAGTTCCCTCACTACGGGGACCAAGTGATTCCAACAATCCAGCACGTTACCCTGGACAACCTGTTTTGGTGGACCTCCCTACTGCAGGGGAAGTACCACTAG